One Phaseolus vulgaris cultivar G19833 chromosome 2, P. vulgaris v2.0, whole genome shotgun sequence DNA window includes the following coding sequences:
- the LOC137811325 gene encoding ubiquitin carboxyl-terminal hydrolase 17 → MLVPGILGFQGLVYVVLAFGFAVIRHVWRNAEAKREDSIMMRLPEDAGVEEMEVAAAVAPSPVEYSSPVPVNVSRWYQCAVCYAPTTMRCARCKAVRYCSGKCQISHWRQGHKDECCPPTTTMEINDDNISYRASVSGTESGHHEIKGTHAGISSSNDSYSSLDPSVGARKSFDDNCYSRFTNPVCNDTTADTNVGFAHNKDLTVNMKCNASIEVKDSNAIKRTKTNPSNTNDETRLKSKFPKTKSDTSHDEAANLGSHERRRKVAILEKPVTDTSQCKTIPYLSGSSKYAVIEDVEEESHLSKFREARRLSSSSRDRLSSTTKGDFLSQSKIVKIDNCHTLHTKVSAIPNLPQNVRSGLKTSMQKVVQQFRSSKDSRSAENEMGFPYELFVELYCYDKMKLFPFGLTNCGNSCYANAVLQCLAYTRPLTSYLFQGFHSKRCQKKGWCFTCEFEYLIQKAKEGISPLSPIGILSKIHKIGSHLGHGREEDAHEFLRCAVDTMQSVCLKEASVSSPLAEETTLVGYTFGGYLRSKIKCLRCLGKSERYERMMDLTVEIDGDIGTLEEALGQFTAPEILDKDNKYNCSRCKTYEKARKKLTVLEAPNILTIVLKRFQSGNFEKLNKSVQFPEVLDMAPYMSGTKDKSPLYSLYAVVVHLDIMNAAFSGHYVCYVKNIQGEWFRTDDSRVEPVELSRVLSERAYMLLYARHSPKPLGLVSSNAISSAGKFKRRNLEAIPATSKTRSNSMATSGNSHYLQQKHGKYPNWNDVEDSLSHDFVYPEEWRFQHGVRNTMVDSSSESSLFSSSDASSCSTASIKDSASSADFSDYIFGEVGPNWYSHYGLSSNMVASSSYDNLDTDFFVDSGASRRLRQDTEDKAVLYANKNKNHSGSRGIDLKRYITANHYDKNSGVHVRRTSGDASAQTFY, encoded by the exons ATGCTGGTACCCGGGATTTTAGGGTTTCAGGGTTTGGTGTACGTGGTGTTGGCCTTTGGCTTTGCGGTCATTCGGCACGTGTGGAGGAATGCTGAGGCCAAAAGGGAGGACTCCATCATGATGAGGTTGCCGGAGGATGCTGGCGTCGAGGAAATGGAGGTTGCTGCGGCGGTCGCGCCGTCTCCGGTGGAGTACTCTTCGCCGGTTCCGGTGAATGTTTCTCGGTGGTACCAATGTGCGGTGTGTTATGCGCCTACCACCATGCGCTGTGCTCGCTGCAAGGCCGTCAGATATTG TTCGGGTAAGTGTCAAATTAGTCACTGGAGGCAAGGCCATAAGGATGAATGTTGTCCTCCTACTACTACCATGGAGATCAATGACGACAATATTTCTTACAGAGCATCCGTGTCCGGAACCGAGTCTGGTCACCATG AAATTAAAGGAACACATGCTGGTATCTCATCTTCCAATGACTCGTATTCCAGTCTTGATCCATCGGTTGGTGCAAGAAAATCATTTGATGATAACTGTTACAGCAGATTTACAAACCCTGTCTGCAATGATACTACTGCTGATACAAATGTCGGTTTCGCTCATAACAAAGATTTGACAGTTAACATGAAATGTAATGCGAGTATTGAAGTTAAGGATTCTAATGCAATTAAAAGAACCAAGACAAATCCTAGCAACACTAATGATGAGACTCGACTGAAATCGAAATTTCCCAAAACTAAATCCGATACATCTCATGATGAGGCAGCAAATTTAGGTAGCCATGAACGCAGAAGAAAAGTTGCGATTCTTGAAAAACCAGTAACAGATACCTCTCAATGCAAAACTATTCCTTACTTGAGTGGCTCTAGTAAATATGCTGTAATTGAGGATGTAGAAGAAGAATCACATTTGTCCAAATTCAGAGAAGCGCGAAGATTGTCATCTAGTTCTCGTGATCGGCTATCCTCAACTACCAAGGGCGATTTTCTTTCACAGTCCAAGATTGTGAAAATTGACAATTGTCATACTTTACACACAAAAGTTAGTGCTATTCCAAATCTGCCACAAAATGTTCGCAGTGGTCTGAAAACATCAATGCAGAAAGTTGTCCAGCAGTTTAGAAGTTCAAAAGATTCAAGATCTGCTGAAAATGAG ATGGGCTTTCCTTATGAACTCTTTGTGGAACTTTACTGTTATGACAAGATGAAGCTATTCCCCTTTGGCCTTACAAACTGTGGGAACAG TTGTTACGCTAATGCTGTTCTCCAGTGCTTGGCATATACTCGGCCTTTGACTTCGTATCTTTTTCAAGGCTTCCATTCAAAACGAT GTCAAAAGAAGGGATGGTGTTTTACATGTGAGTTTGAATATCTAATTCAGAAGGCAAAAGAAGGGATTTCTCCACTTTCACCAATTGGGATATTATCTAAGATACACAAGATTGGAAGCCATCTTGGGCATGGGAGGGAAGAAGATGCGCATGAGTTTTTAAG GTGTGCAGTTGATACAATGCAATCTGTTTGCCTCAAGGAAGCCAGTGTTTCAAGTCCGTTGGCAGAAGAAACAACTCTAGTTGGTTACACCTTCGGAGGTTATCTTCGATCTAAG ATAAAGTGCTTACGATGCCTGGGGAAATCTGAGAGGTATGAGAGAATGATGGATCTTACTGTTGAAATTGATGGTGATATTGGAACTTTGGAGGAGGCTCTGGGACAATTTACTGCACCTGAAATCTTGGATAAAGATAACAAGTATAATTGCAGCAG GTGTAAAACATATGAGAAAGCGCGGAAGAAGTTGACCGTATTGGAGGCACCAAATATTCTTACCATCGTATTAAAACGATTCCAG TCTGGTAACTTTGAGAAGTTGAACAAGTCGGTTCAGTTCCCTGAGGTCCTGGATATGGCTCCGTATATGAGtggaacaaaagataaatcTCCATTATACAGCCTGTATGCAGTGGTTGTCCATTTGGATATTATGAATGCAGCATTTTCAGGCCATTATGTCTGTTATGTGAAGAACATTCAGGGAGAATGGTTCAGGACTGATGACAGCAGG GTAGAACCTGTCGAATTGTCCAGAGTCTTATCGGAAAGGGCATACATGCTTCTTTATGCAAG GCACTCTCCTAAGCCACTGGGTTTAGTAAGTAGCAATGCAATATCTTCTGCTGGAAAATTCAAGAGGAGGAACTTGGAAGCTATTCCTGCTACTTCTAAAACAAGATCAAATTCCATGGCTACAAGCGGTAATTCTCACTACCTACAGCAGAAGCATGGCAAGTACCCGAACTGGAATGATGTCGAAGATTCCTTGAGCCATGATTTTGTATATCCAGAAGAATGGAGATTCCAGCATGGGGTAAGAAATACAATGGTGGATTCTTCTAGTGAAAGCTCACTTTTCAGCTCTTCAGATGCAAGTTCTTGTAGTACTGCAAGTATCAAGGACTCAGCCAGTTCCGCTGACTTCTCGGATTACATATTTGGTGAGGTGGGACCCAATTGGTATAGCCACTATGGGCTTTCATCTAACATGGTGGCATCTTCCTCATATGATAATTTGGATACAGATTTCTTTGTGGATAGTGGTGCAAGTAGAAGGCTCCGGCAGGACACAGAAGATAAAGCAGTTTTATatgctaacaaaaacaaaaatcacaGTGGCAGTAGGGGAATTGACCTTAAAAGATATATCACTGCTAACCATTATGACAAAAATTCTGGTGTACATGTGAGAAGAACAAGTGGAGATGCATCAGCTCAAACGTTTTATTGA
- the LOC137811324 gene encoding GPI ethanolamine phosphate transferase 2 isoform X1 codes for MSSISCTKLTLFTIAAVTVQFIGLSIFVFGFFPVKPLLTGHSGSKSFRRPTCDIEVANQSDASLPPDRLRFLYKEVSEVPPLYDRLVLMVIDGLPAEFVLGKKGQPPSKVFMEAMPYTQSLLANGTAVGYHAIAAAPTVTMPRLKAMVSGAIGGFLDVAFNFNTQAYLEDNLLAQFFKIGRKMVMHGDDTWLKLFPGLFERHDGVTSFFVKDIVQVDQNVSRHLADELSRDDWNFLILHYLGLDHVGHLGGRNSALMASKLFEMDEVVKTIHINTLQNLEDDQRKTLLVVVSDHGMTENGNHGGSSYEETDSIALFIGPKTHAFNHSSSNHDTIFQVDIAPTLALLFGVPIPKNNIGVLISQMVDSLTDDQKLRALQLNSWQLFRLLQAQLPGLSCRNFLCDTFITNSEPTISECKGREEKLFCCLYLNAATLHDAWKANVFSRSNGTEGYNSIVTAYHEFLSSASEWLSHKAIDKPVNLLVLGVAALIISCLTLLGLVFVIHKEIPSWETQDHENYVKPWKFDEVFILFGILILVISMGSSSMIEEEHYIWNFLTSTINMLFFRKAMQSLDLNKVHDISGCQISSLFLILFSGRILGGWHQGGVNWTNLPDIAKWLEQAGNQYINWIQIASCAMVIILGISILFLMKSKTKVLTVIGFSFLMSGLLVLHHFVKHQDISASYNKDANLSIQIFYAVLGITTIAVVVILPWIMTMQTPEICSRKNICMSASVPVEIQNMTRILVLKDSLYIVGCLYITFWCLLQLLLQQSINAMPVLLLFIQFLASMLTFSSSGSCHKQWVEVTALYNLGMAGHFALGNSNTLATIDVAGAFIGISSHSTFLSGLLMFIITYASPMLFFLSMVLYISVKTTIYAPVIRNGNSGQILKTLLGFPCLVPLTINSVLLTVYTIVLLLMRNHLFIWSVFSPKYLYVCAATACVYIGVIIVVATVLHTYIVLFWLRKSFSLSSKDKEL; via the exons ATGTCCTCAATTTCTTGCACTAAGCTGACACTGTTCACCATTGCAGCAGTTACGGTTCAGTTCATCGGTCTCTCCATCTTCGTTTTCGGCTTCTTCCCCGTCAAACCACTTCTCACTGGCCACAG TGGCTCGAAGAGTTTCCGACGACCGACCTGCGATATCGAAGTCGCAAATCAGAGCGATGCGTCTCTGCCTCCTGATCGCCTTAGGTTTTTGTATAAG GAAGTATCTGAGGTTCCTCCTTTGTATGACCGACTTGTCTTAATG GTTATTGATGGTCTTCCGGCGGAATTTGTGCTTGGCAAGAAGGGTCAGCCTCCTAGCAAGGTTTTTATGGAAGCTATGCCGTATACACAGTCATTGTTGGCAAATGGTACGGCTGTTGGATATCATGCTATAGCTGCTGCTCCAACTGTTACAATGCCTCGTTTGAAG GCAATGGTTTCTGGAGCAATTGGGGGTTTCCTGGATGTGGCTTTCAACTTTAACACCCAGGCTTATTTAGAAGATAATCTTCTTG CACAGTTCTTTAAGATTGGTAGGAAAATGGTTATGCATGGTGATGATACATGGCTAAAGTTGTTTCCTGGTTTATTTGAAAGACATGATGGAGTTACCAGCTTTTtt GTTAAAGATATTGTACAAGTGGATCAAAATGTGTCTCGACATCTTGCTGATGAGCTTAGTAGAGATGATTGGAATTTTCTG ATACTTCATTATCTAGGCTTGGATCATGTTGGACATCTTGGTGGGCGCAACAG TGCATTAATGGCTTCTAAACTTTTTGAAATGGATGAAGTAGTGAAGACGATTCATATAAATACTTTGCAAAATCTAGAAGATGATCAAAGGAAGACACTTCTG GTTGTAGTCAGTGACCATGGAATGACTGAGAATGGTAATCATGGGGGTTCATCCTACGAGGAAACAGACTCTATAGCCCTATTTATTGGGCCAAAAACCCATGCCTTTAACCATTCTTCATCCAATCATGACACAATTTTCCAG GTTGATATTGCACCAACATTAGCTTTACTTTTTGGCGTGCCAattccaaaaaataatattggtGTTTTGATCTCTCAAATGGTTGACTCTCTGACAG ATGACCAAAAGCTGAGGGCACTGCAGTTGAACTCATGGCAGTTGTTCAGATTACTTCAAGCACAGTTGCCTGGTTTGTCGTGTAGAAATTTTCTCTGTGACACCTTCATCACTAATAGTGAGCCCACAATCAGTGAATGTAAAGGTAGGGAGGAGAAGTTGTTTTGTTGCTTGTATTTAAATGCTGCTACTCTCCATGATGCCTGGAAGGCTAATGTATTCTCCAG GTCTAATGGTACAGAAGGTTATAACAGCATTGTTACCGCATATCATGAGTTTCTGAGTTCAGCAAGTGAGTGGCTATCACACAAAGCAATTGAT AAACCAGTTAATTTACTTGTTCTTGGAGTTGCTGCTTTGATCATATCATGCTTGACACTTTTGGGACTTGTGTTTGTCATCCACAAAGAAATTCCTTCTTGGGAGACGCAAGATCATGAAAATTATGTGAAGCCATGGAAATTTGATGAGGTGTTCATTTTGTTTGGCATCCTGATCCTTGTCATCAGTATGGGATCAAGTTCCATGATTGAGGAAGAACATTATATTTGGAATTTCCTGACATCCACAATTAACATGTTATTTTTTCGTAAAGCAATGCAGTCTTTGGATCTTAACAAAGTACATGATATATCAGGATGCCAAATAAGTTCATTGTTCCTTATTCTTTTTAGTGGAAGAATTTTGGGGGGCTGGCATCAAGGTGGTGTAAATTGGACTAATCTTCCTGACATTGCCAAGTGGCTTGAGCAGGCTGGCAACCAATATATAAACTGGATTCAGATAGCATCATGTGCAATGGTCATCATTTTGGGCATATCTATATTGTTCCTAATGAAGTCTAAAACAAAAGTTTTAACAGTGATTGGGTTCAGCTTCCTAATGTCTGGTTTGTTGGTATTACATCATTTTGTGAAACATCAGGACATCTCTGCCTCCTACAATAAGGATGCCAACTTATCAATACAAATATTCTATGCTGTTCTTGGAATCACCACTATTGCAGTTGTGGTGATTTTGCCATGGATTATGACTATGCAAACTCCTGAAATATGCTCAAGGAAAAACATATGCATGTCTGCTTCTGTTCCTGTTGAAATTCAGAACATGACACGTATTTTGGTCTTGAAAGATTCCTTGTACATAGTTGGATGCTTGTACATAACTTTCTGGTGTCTTCTGCAGTTGTTGCTTCAACAATCCATCAACGCGATGCCTGTGTTGCTGCTCTTTATTCAATTCTTGGCCAGCATGCTTACTTTTTCTTCCAGTGGGTCATGTCATAAGCAGTGGGTTGAG GTTACTGCTCTGTACAATCTGGGAATGGCAGGCCATTTTGCTCTTGGGAACAGTAATACACTAGCTACAATTGACGTAGCTGGAGCATTTATT GGAATTTCAAGTCACTCAACCTTCCTTTCAGGTCTTCTAATGTTCATCATTACCTATGCATCCCCAATGCTATTCTTTCTGAGTATGGTGCTGTACATCTCTGTGAAGACCACAATCTATGCACCGGTTATCAGGAACGGAAACTCTGGACAAATTCTCAAGACTCTTCTTGGATTTCCTTGTTTAGTACCTCTGACCATAAATTCTGTTCTCTTGACTGTGTACACAATTGTCCTGCTGTTGATGAGGAATCACTTATTTATTTGGAGTGTTTTTTCTCCCAA GTACCTTTATGTTTGTGCTGCCACTGCATGTGTCTATATCGGCGTCATCATTGTAGTTGCTACCGTGCTTCATACATACATTGTTCTATTTTGGCTGAGAAAGAGTTTCTCCTTAAGCAGCAAGGATAAGG AACTGTAA
- the LOC137809345 gene encoding LOW QUALITY PROTEIN: transcription factor bHLH131 (The sequence of the model RefSeq protein was modified relative to this genomic sequence to represent the inferred CDS: substituted 1 base at 1 genomic stop codon), which translates to MPLHIKEDPFSCYKKVVIKGNKVITCSKWFVVKLKSVFFYCALLKXLVQGMQPFRSFYNSEAQMIRGGFPQPFISRTYKTSFLKKRSNAEIKVVAAKKHSEAEKRRRMRINGQYETLRTILPNLIKKDKASVLAETIKQVKELKRKVSKLEQDSCGNSSKDVVKFPSGADRLNLERCNDEEGVVKATLSCEESLGLMSAISRAVGSVKTKVVKAEIVSVGGRNRSVLWVKGLGKDRMGMLKSSLKIAMHKPAFKMRRSTH; encoded by the exons ATGCCATTACACATTAAAGAAGATCCATTCTCTTGTTATAAGAAAGTTGTGATCAAAG GTAACAAAGTTATTACATGTTCCAAATGGTTTGTAGTTAAAttaaaatctgtttttttttattgtgctTTACTAAAATAGTTAGTACAGGGCATGCAACCGTTTCGAAGTTTCTATAACTCAGAAGCTCAAATGATAAGAGGTGGCTTTCCTCAGCCATTCATCTCTAGGACATACAAAACCAGTTTCTTGAAGAAAAGATCAAATGCAGAGATCAAAGTTGTAGCCGCAAAAAAACACAGTGAAGCTGAAAAGAGACGTAGAATGAGAATCAATGGTCAATATGAAACCCTCCGAACTATCCTCCCCAACTTGATCAAA AAGGACAAGGCATCAGTGTTGGCAGAGACTATAAAGCAAGTGAAGGAGCTGAAGAGAAAGGTATCGAAACTGGAACAGGATAGTTGTGGTAACTCATCAAAGGATGTTGTTAAGTTTCCTAGTGGGGCAGACAGGTTGAACTTGGAAAGATGTAATGATGAGGAGGGCGTAGTGAAGGCCACATTGAGTTGCGAGGAGAGTTTGGGACTGATGTCTGCAATATCAAGGGCAGTAGGGTCAGTGAAAACCAAAGTGGTAAAGGCTGAGATAGTGAGTGTGGGTGGGAGAAACAGAAGTGTGTTGTGGGTCAAAGGTCTTGGAAAAGATCGTATGGGAATGCTCAAGAGCTCTTTGAAGATTGCCATGCACAAGCCAGCCTTTAAGATGCGCCGTTCTACTCACTAA
- the LOC137811324 gene encoding GPI ethanolamine phosphate transferase 2 isoform X2: MVMHGDDTWLKLFPGLFERHDGVTSFFVKDIVQVDQNVSRHLADELSRDDWNFLILHYLGLDHVGHLGGRNSALMASKLFEMDEVVKTIHINTLQNLEDDQRKTLLVVVSDHGMTENGNHGGSSYEETDSIALFIGPKTHAFNHSSSNHDTIFQVDIAPTLALLFGVPIPKNNIGVLISQMVDSLTDDQKLRALQLNSWQLFRLLQAQLPGLSCRNFLCDTFITNSEPTISECKGREEKLFCCLYLNAATLHDAWKANVFSRSNGTEGYNSIVTAYHEFLSSASEWLSHKAIDKPVNLLVLGVAALIISCLTLLGLVFVIHKEIPSWETQDHENYVKPWKFDEVFILFGILILVISMGSSSMIEEEHYIWNFLTSTINMLFFRKAMQSLDLNKVHDISGCQISSLFLILFSGRILGGWHQGGVNWTNLPDIAKWLEQAGNQYINWIQIASCAMVIILGISILFLMKSKTKVLTVIGFSFLMSGLLVLHHFVKHQDISASYNKDANLSIQIFYAVLGITTIAVVVILPWIMTMQTPEICSRKNICMSASVPVEIQNMTRILVLKDSLYIVGCLYITFWCLLQLLLQQSINAMPVLLLFIQFLASMLTFSSSGSCHKQWVEVTALYNLGMAGHFALGNSNTLATIDVAGAFIGISSHSTFLSGLLMFIITYASPMLFFLSMVLYISVKTTIYAPVIRNGNSGQILKTLLGFPCLVPLTINSVLLTVYTIVLLLMRNHLFIWSVFSPKYLYVCAATACVYIGVIIVVATVLHTYIVLFWLRKSFSLSSKDKGT, from the exons ATGGTTATGCATGGTGATGATACATGGCTAAAGTTGTTTCCTGGTTTATTTGAAAGACATGATGGAGTTACCAGCTTTTtt GTTAAAGATATTGTACAAGTGGATCAAAATGTGTCTCGACATCTTGCTGATGAGCTTAGTAGAGATGATTGGAATTTTCTG ATACTTCATTATCTAGGCTTGGATCATGTTGGACATCTTGGTGGGCGCAACAG TGCATTAATGGCTTCTAAACTTTTTGAAATGGATGAAGTAGTGAAGACGATTCATATAAATACTTTGCAAAATCTAGAAGATGATCAAAGGAAGACACTTCTG GTTGTAGTCAGTGACCATGGAATGACTGAGAATGGTAATCATGGGGGTTCATCCTACGAGGAAACAGACTCTATAGCCCTATTTATTGGGCCAAAAACCCATGCCTTTAACCATTCTTCATCCAATCATGACACAATTTTCCAG GTTGATATTGCACCAACATTAGCTTTACTTTTTGGCGTGCCAattccaaaaaataatattggtGTTTTGATCTCTCAAATGGTTGACTCTCTGACAG ATGACCAAAAGCTGAGGGCACTGCAGTTGAACTCATGGCAGTTGTTCAGATTACTTCAAGCACAGTTGCCTGGTTTGTCGTGTAGAAATTTTCTCTGTGACACCTTCATCACTAATAGTGAGCCCACAATCAGTGAATGTAAAGGTAGGGAGGAGAAGTTGTTTTGTTGCTTGTATTTAAATGCTGCTACTCTCCATGATGCCTGGAAGGCTAATGTATTCTCCAG GTCTAATGGTACAGAAGGTTATAACAGCATTGTTACCGCATATCATGAGTTTCTGAGTTCAGCAAGTGAGTGGCTATCACACAAAGCAATTGAT AAACCAGTTAATTTACTTGTTCTTGGAGTTGCTGCTTTGATCATATCATGCTTGACACTTTTGGGACTTGTGTTTGTCATCCACAAAGAAATTCCTTCTTGGGAGACGCAAGATCATGAAAATTATGTGAAGCCATGGAAATTTGATGAGGTGTTCATTTTGTTTGGCATCCTGATCCTTGTCATCAGTATGGGATCAAGTTCCATGATTGAGGAAGAACATTATATTTGGAATTTCCTGACATCCACAATTAACATGTTATTTTTTCGTAAAGCAATGCAGTCTTTGGATCTTAACAAAGTACATGATATATCAGGATGCCAAATAAGTTCATTGTTCCTTATTCTTTTTAGTGGAAGAATTTTGGGGGGCTGGCATCAAGGTGGTGTAAATTGGACTAATCTTCCTGACATTGCCAAGTGGCTTGAGCAGGCTGGCAACCAATATATAAACTGGATTCAGATAGCATCATGTGCAATGGTCATCATTTTGGGCATATCTATATTGTTCCTAATGAAGTCTAAAACAAAAGTTTTAACAGTGATTGGGTTCAGCTTCCTAATGTCTGGTTTGTTGGTATTACATCATTTTGTGAAACATCAGGACATCTCTGCCTCCTACAATAAGGATGCCAACTTATCAATACAAATATTCTATGCTGTTCTTGGAATCACCACTATTGCAGTTGTGGTGATTTTGCCATGGATTATGACTATGCAAACTCCTGAAATATGCTCAAGGAAAAACATATGCATGTCTGCTTCTGTTCCTGTTGAAATTCAGAACATGACACGTATTTTGGTCTTGAAAGATTCCTTGTACATAGTTGGATGCTTGTACATAACTTTCTGGTGTCTTCTGCAGTTGTTGCTTCAACAATCCATCAACGCGATGCCTGTGTTGCTGCTCTTTATTCAATTCTTGGCCAGCATGCTTACTTTTTCTTCCAGTGGGTCATGTCATAAGCAGTGGGTTGAG GTTACTGCTCTGTACAATCTGGGAATGGCAGGCCATTTTGCTCTTGGGAACAGTAATACACTAGCTACAATTGACGTAGCTGGAGCATTTATT GGAATTTCAAGTCACTCAACCTTCCTTTCAGGTCTTCTAATGTTCATCATTACCTATGCATCCCCAATGCTATTCTTTCTGAGTATGGTGCTGTACATCTCTGTGAAGACCACAATCTATGCACCGGTTATCAGGAACGGAAACTCTGGACAAATTCTCAAGACTCTTCTTGGATTTCCTTGTTTAGTACCTCTGACCATAAATTCTGTTCTCTTGACTGTGTACACAATTGTCCTGCTGTTGATGAGGAATCACTTATTTATTTGGAGTGTTTTTTCTCCCAA GTACCTTTATGTTTGTGCTGCCACTGCATGTGTCTATATCGGCGTCATCATTGTAGTTGCTACCGTGCTTCATACATACATTGTTCTATTTTGGCTGAGAAAGAGTTTCTCCTTAAGCAGCAAGGATAAGGGTACGTGA